One genomic segment of Mytilus galloprovincialis chromosome 5, xbMytGall1.hap1.1, whole genome shotgun sequence includes these proteins:
- the LOC143076745 gene encoding innexin unc-9-like, whose protein sequence is MFDAVGMVGNFASWSYLFGTSDDDWIDRFNHIWTVTLLGLFSIVITSGQYILGNPIQCWTPAELKEQFILYTHSTCWISNTYYVPIYEEIPDDISERQEAEMTYYQWVPIILLFQAFLFKIPNITWRLLNGYSGIRMDKITTLAEDTVMSPPDDREKKIKLMAKYIDCWILTQQNYKHNLVVHLRHKISSICCFCFGKREGTFLTGYYLFIKFLYCVNVIGQFFLLNEFMAMDYNNFGFEIIQYYIKHGEWSESPRFPRVTLCDFIIRQITNQQRYTVQCVMPLNLLNEKIFVFQWFWLFILATLTCLNFVSWIYYVSSQENNFWYIKKHLKICKEIHSRNDLLLARLFTQEHLRDDGVFVLRVLEKNSSTFITSDLILNLWTIFRQRHYEKVKMITQTENADLGVDIGDSI, encoded by the exons AT gttTGATGCCGTAGGTATGGTAGGTAATTTTGCTAGCTGGAGTTATCTATTCGGTACATCAGACGATGATTGGATAGACAGATTTAACCATATTTGGACTGTAACCTTATTAGGACTTTTTTCCATTGTTATAACCTCTGGTCAGTATATATTAGGGAACCCAATACAATGTTGGACCCCAGCTGAATTAAAAGAACAATTTATCCTTTATACTCACTCAACGTGTTGGATATCCAACACTTATTATGTTCCTATCTATGAAGAAATTCCAGATGATATTTCTGAGAGGCAAGAAGCTGAAATGACTTATTATCAATGGGTACCAATCATTTTATTGTTTCAAGCATTTTTGTTTAAGATTCCAAATATTACTTGGAGACTTTTAAATGGATACTCGGGTATAAGAATGGATAAAATCACCACTTTAGCAGAAGACACAGTGATGTCACCGCCAGACGACAGGGAAAAGAAAATCAAGCTGATGGCAAAATACATCGACTGCTGGATATTAACGCAACAGAATTACAAACACAACCTAGTGGTTCATCTCCGCCATAAAATTTCCAGCATCTGCTGTTTTTGCTTTGGAAAACGTGAAGGCACTTTTCTGACTGGTTACTACCTGTTTATAAAGTTTCTCTATTGTGTAAATGTGATCGGACAATTCTTTCTACTGAATGAGTTCATGGCCATGGATTATAACAACTTTGGGTTCGAGATTATCCAGTACTATATCAAACATGGAGAATGGAGCGAGTCTCCACGGTTTCCAAGGGTTACGTTGTGTGATTTCATAattcgacagataaccaatcaacAGAGATATACTGTACAATGTGTTATGCCCCTGAATCTACTGAACGAGAAAATATTCGTGTTTCAATGGTTCTGGCTATTTATACTTGCCactctgacatgtctgaatttcGTATCGTGGATATATTATGTCAGTAGTCAAGAAAATAACTTCTGGTAtatcaaaaaacatttaaagataTGCAAAGAAATACATTCTCGTAATGATTTACTATTGGCGAGACTTTTTACACAGGAACATCTACGAGATGATGGAGTCTTTGTTTTACGAGTACTTGAAAAGAACTCCTCAACCTTTATCACATCAGATTTAATACTGAATTTGTGGACTATTTTCAGACAAAGACATTATGAAAAAGTTAAAATGATTACACAAACTGAAAATGCTGACCTAGGGGTTGATATCGGAGattcaatttaa
- the LOC143076747 gene encoding ras-related protein Rab-35-like, with protein MAREYDHLFKLLIIGDSGVGKSSLLLRFSDNTFAGTYITTIGVDFKIRTVDVAGEKVKLQIWDTAGQERFRTITSTYYRGTHGVIVVYDVTSGESFANVKRWLHEIDQNCDVVNRILVGNKDDDPDRKVVLTQDAQRFAEQMGIQLYETSAKENKNVEEMFLAITKLVLQSKKEQMKKQADQPSDAIKINGRSKDKRTKKCC; from the exons ATGGCTCGAGAATATGACCATTTATTCAAGCTCCTTATCATTGGTGACAGTG GTGTAGGAAAAAGCAGCTTATTGTTACGGTTTTCAGATAATACATTTGCTG GAACCTATATAACAACAATTGGTGTAGATTTTAAAATAAGAACAGTAGATGTTGCTGGTGAGAAAGTTAAATTACAGATCTGGGATACAGCAGGTCAAGAGAGATTCCGTACAATCACATCTAC ATATTACAGAGGCACACATGGGGTAATTGTTGTGTATGATGTGACAAGTGGTGAATCATTTGCTAATGTAAAACGATGGCTTCATGAAATTGATCAGAATTGTGATGTAGTTAATAGAATTTTAG TTGGAAACAAAGATGACGATCCCGATCGTAAGGTTGTTTTAACACAAGATGCACAAAGATTTGCTGAACAAATGGGAATACAGTTATATGAAACAAGtgctaaagaaaataaaaatgtagaAGAA ATGTTTCTTGCAATAACAAAATTAGTATTACAGTCCAAAAAAGAACAAATGAAAAAGCAGGCAGATCAACCATCAGATGCAATTAAAATTAATGGAAGATCGAAAGACAAACGGACAAAAAAATGTTGTTGA